ACCATTAAATTATTGTTATGGACCTTACAATGaacattttaattaaaacatcaaTGCATTAACTTATATTTCCAATTaagtttatttaaaaaattactttaattattaaaaagttattttatttttttaataaaatttgtaaCACCGTCACCCTCCCGTGTTTCTTGCTGCAAATGATTCCGATCCAGGTGCAGACATGGGTGGAACTCGTCCAGTTTCTTGTTATAACATTTCCAGGATCTTTTGTTAAGTAACATTTGAAGGCAACAAGTGCTGTTTATCTGTTCCATCGAATTTCTGATCATGAACCGACAAAATAGATGTTTTCGTGCTGCAGTTACAAAATGTTTATCTGAATTTACATTCAATAGGCAGCCAAGCTTCGAGTgggaattttgaaaaaattatttcgAGTTCAACTTGATTTCGTTTGGATTTTGGTTAGTTTATAAAATTATATGTCAATTTTATGGGTTTGCAGACTTcagaaagaaaacaaaataaactTCATCTCAGTCACATTGCAGACAACTTTTGTCGTAGTGAcacaaaaattttctttaaatttaaaataaatcagaaacacaaattttctttaaatttaaaataaatcataaatccctTTTTATTGTTCAGTAACTTGGTATACAAACAAATACAAAGATAGCACAACACTTGTGCATCACTTGGCATCAACATAAACATCAGCTGAAGACGTATCCATATCATTTAGTCCAAGTTCCTCATTTTGCTCCAAACTCCTCTCGTATTCCTCCACTGGCATTCCATATCCACCATCAACGCAAAGTAAATGCATGCTACGCTATTTTTCCGGAAAACGATTGattgaattttgaaataatattgGGGGACAGACTTACATGTCAGCTGATTGTCGTCCTTTAATTCGTCGGTTGCGGGGGCAACAAATGAGTTTGACAAAGCATCATCAATAATCAAAGTCCAAGGTTCTTCCAAACTTTTCAACTGTCGAAAATGTATGACAAGTTGACATTACGTACAAAGATTTGAACAGCTTAGTAAGAACAATATAAGTGAATAACTAGGTATTAGCATGCGTTTTTAAGAGCTTCTAATCAGGTACATGCACATGCATCTACAAAATTCATGGTAAAGTAAACAGCTTCCAAGGTCAGGCCGATTAACCAACCAAGTTTACAAATGACAAAATATGGATCCTTGCCGATCCGAAAATTTATGTACACCATTTGCTGCAAAGCCCATCCCAGTTCGCATAAAATTAGTTTTTATTTGTCAATTCCTCGTAGTTACCTATGTCATTTCGTCGGTGTCCTCCGTGCCTAAATGTCTGTGTTACCATGACATTCCCAATATGAAAATATGATGCAGAAATTAATCAAGCTTCCGTGCAGTTTCCTCGAGAGCCCGTGAAAGCTAGTCTAATTCATGTTTGAGGAAAGTAAATTTTCCATCTAGTGGAGGTCTTGCATCTATACATAGTCAATATATATTATACCTCCTAGAGTAAGCTCACAGCACAATGATTGTGTTCTACTTAAACAAGAATCATTAAAGAAAACAAGGAACAATATTACATAAATTTCTCTACAATCCCAATTCAAGAAGCACGAAAGCTCAAGCCCGAGGAACAAGACACCAGAAGTCCAGAACAGAACAAGATTAATAGAAAATATAAAACTAATGAGAATAGGCAGCATAGATATTGTGAAGAACGAGAGTACAAGGAGCAGTGGGTTAATTCATGTATCAAGAGGAAATTACGCAAGTGCAAacaggggggggggggggggggggggggggggggcgaGAGAAAAGGCCTCAAATTCAAGGATGGTAGAGTTCACATTGTCAATAGTAGAGCAAGCACCTTTTCAAGTTTTTCACTAAACTCCTGCCACTTGACCTTTTTAGTATAATCTACACTATCACCAAACGTGAAACCATGTACTCTCTCAAGACCTGCAGTTGAAATTTGAAGATTACTTTTGAAATCTGGAGACTCAGTGATATTTTAATGTGAAGAGTTATTCATCAAATTGCATATAAAAGGTTATCTATATTAATTTAATGGCATTTGCAACAAGAGATGGACAATAATGGGAAGAAATGTAAAAAGATACAACAAAAATCTCACTTTCATCGAGGAAAAGCTCACACAATAGGATTAGGAAGCCAATAATGCATATGCTCCTAACCAAAAAATCGCACCTTATTCTGTTCCAGCCTACTAGGCATCTTTTCCACATCTCCAGTTAATAGATTGAAGGCACCACAGTATGGTGGCTTGGCTTAATTTATGTTTCTAAACCCCCTTTGCTCTACCCCAAAATAACACAAAGTAATATTCAATTGAAAAGACTGAGGAACACAGCTAGGAAAGGGGAAGGAGAGAAAGGATAAAAAAGATACTTACTCTCACCAATCTTTGATATCAAACCTTCAACAGTTGTGACAAGTCCACCTAAAGTGCCACTTGTCAATTCCAACTCAATCTCTGGAATGATCACACCAGCCGTGTCCGACTACCATGTCGATAGGATCATTAATCAGAATTATACAAAAAAACATGAAAAACTGCCACACGGCTTAATGATAAGGAATTAGAGTTTTCGTAGCATTTTGTCCGACCCAAAGTGGAGAAAAGGAAAGCATTTTGAGGcgcaacaaaaatagaaaaaaaaacaattgaaTTGTGGGACTGAGCAATTGAACTGTAGTAACATAAAATGAAATACTTCTAGTAGTAAAAATAATAGATGCAACGCCAACTGTTTCTGCAACTAAATTTGTGTTTAATACTTTCCACTGTGCAGTGAACATGTCACTGAAATAAACAGCGCATCTGTAAACAAGAAAATTGAGAGTGACATCCCAGCTACTTACCGAAATTGCGTACCTTTATGACATCCCTGGTAAGGTCTCTTACGTTCTTCACACTAACTGTAATCCTTTTTCCTTTGTCAGAAATAGGTCCGCCGGCCTTCACCTGCAAAGCACATGAAATGATCATAAAGTCGAGAGAATAAAATAAAGAGAACTGACATTGGCATATAAAATAGAGCCAGAGGAATTTTAACATAAGCAAACCTCAGAATTACGGTAACCACAGGCATCACAAGAGGAGGCCATGACGATGACTTCTCTGAAATAAGGAATATCTACGGATTGTTAAGCTTCCCAATTCGATGAAATATCATCAATACATCATAATCAACTGCTAAATAATCTTAGGATAAGTTTTGTATACCTGTTGGAACAAATACCTCTTGCACAATGTATTGCTAGAAAAATTAACAGGAAATGAAGAAAAAGGCCAGGTACTTAATAGGTGATTTAACCTGTTAAGCACTAGCATACTACATCACTGCTAATTCTATGAGAGAACGACTTCCAAtacatttaaaatatggaaaTAAGGGTACTACCATACTGCCAGTAGCAACTGATACAATAACTCGACATGAGATATATCGACTTGGTATCAACCATACATAATCTGAGATAAATCAAATTTGGTAGCAACCACACACAATCCGAGATAAATCCAGAAGAAAAATCACCCAGAGAAACTGTCATCACAACTCAAGAAGTGTAACTCTTGCCTCAGAAATTAAACAATAGCGAGCAACACAACACATCCTTGCATAAAAAAAATGAGAGCTTTCCTAATACATCTCATCATAAAGGAGAAAGCTTAAGAAAAGGATACTTGTGACGAACATTCGACACTCAGATTTGGTGGCACAAGCTCCACAGGTTGATGGAAAAGTCATGACCTGCCCACAAAGTGTAGTGGTGGTTATGATTCAATGTCAAAATAAGAATTATGAAATCATGCCCAAGCGCAAGTGTATGTAGAATACATGAAAAGGGGGGAAAAGATGATTTATATTACCTCTTCAGGCGACGAATATCGAAACAAAGCATCAACACTTTCCACACTATTACCCTGAGCTATTGCTTTACGACCAGCTTTAGCCCCAACTGAACCATGAGGTTCACTTTGGATTTGTGGAATACTGGTGATCCCATCTGTAGTTGGTTCAGCATAGGGTTCTCCTACTTGTGATGGGTCCACAAGATATCCTAATGCAGCATGTTGCTCAGGTGTTCTCTCGTAGGACTTTATTATCAACAATGGATCAGGTGAAGGAGCATATCTAATCAAAAGTTTAGTTATTCTCCACAACATTAATCTCATATGTGCAAGTAAAAAGATGATACTGGGTTTTTCCTGTCTTAATTTCAGTTCCCGATGATTttttgcataaaataattagacACTTACGGGTT
This is a stretch of genomic DNA from Primulina eburnea isolate SZY01 chromosome 11, ASM2296580v1, whole genome shotgun sequence. It encodes these proteins:
- the LOC140804416 gene encoding LOW QUALITY PROTEIN: uncharacterized protein (The sequence of the model RefSeq protein was modified relative to this genomic sequence to represent the inferred CDS: deleted 1 base in 1 codon) — protein: MDAPPAEKTSQSEPRIVDVRSVVEAVSAQDSDTPLYEVESLCMRCGDNGITRFLLTLIPHFRKILLSAFECPHCGERNNEVQFAGEIQPKGCQYHLEVPSCDKKMFNRQVVKSETATIKIPELDFEIPTEAQRGSLSTVEGILVRAADELEALQDERKKVDPPTAEAIDEFLKKLRACATGDSHFTFILDDPAGNSFIENPYAPSPDPLLIIKSYERTPEQHAALGYLVDPSQVGEPYAEPTTDGITSIPQIQSEPHGSVGAKAGRKAIAQGNSVESVDALFRYSSPEEVMTFPSTCGACATKSECRMFVTNIPYFREVIVMASSCDACGYRNSEVKAGGPISDKGKRITVSVKNVRDLTRDVIKSDTAGVIIPEIELELTSGTLGGLVTTVEGLISKIGESLERVHGFTFGDSVDYTKKVKWQEFSEKLEKLKSLEEPWTLIIDDALSNSFVAPATDELKDDNQLTLEEYERSLEQNEELGLNDMDTSSADVYVDAK